aaagtgATAATCTTGAATAGGACGGTAGTAGGTTTTAATGTCGTaggttttaaattttaaatgtttttcACATAAATAATGACGACATCACCGGAGACGTAACTGCAAAAATAGTCTTTACTTTCTTATACgccaaattaaattatttaaaaaattaatctatTATTCAATATTAGATTGCTCGTAAATAATTACTCCACCATTTGATTGAATCTTGTAGAGAATCAAGACAAAGTGAACGTAACCACACATGCATAGAGAAATccgattaaatatatatataggcaaagaaattaataaataattaattaatttagtgtCCCAAGTCTTCTCCGTTGAGAGACATTCTCTAGAAAAGTCACCTTCAAAATCTCTCTTTCCTCAAAACGGAGAAGATAACAACAAAATCCAACCCAATTGCAATCGTGCTAGGTCTGATTTCTTTTTTCATCTTCTCTTTTTCCGCACTGTTTTTTTGTATCAGTATTTTGCTCGTCAGATTTGCAGTTTCAGGAATTACAGAGTTTCTCGCACTGTAATCCGTCGGTTTTGCAGGTCTGGGTAAATCCcctctctgttttttttttattgctcAAATCGTTTTGAGTTTACAGTTATGCGTTGCAATTTTTTGAGTTTTGTTGATAAATGTTCGGTATTCGCTAGTGCTTGTGATTGTGTGGACTACAGATAATTTAGTAATTTAGAGAGGTTTAATGTACGGCATCGATGGTTAGGACTCTGTTTCGTGCTTTTAATGTATGGATAATGGATAATTAGGCGAATGCACATTTATCTTCGTCTTTAGTTGGCATAGCTGGTTTTAAACTCTGAAATTTCATGTCGTTTCTCAAATTTCTGTAATATCTAGGAGTTTTTGGTTAGGACTCTGTTTCTCTGCTTTTAATGTGTGGATGAAATAGACGAATGCACATTTATCTTTGACGATTGAGCTGGCATATTATTAGTTAGTTTTAAACTCAAAGTTTCGTGTAGTTCCTCAAATTTATGTAATATTTCGAAACACGGAcaagttttttattttcgacGCTGTTAATGTATGAATCATTAGACTAACGCacatttatatttgattttcGACGCTGTTAATGTATGAATCATTAGACCAACGCACATTTATATTTGACAATTGAACTGACATAGTTGGTTTTAAACATGAAGTTTCATGTAGTATCTCAAATTTCTGTAATATCTCAAAAAACAGATTAGTTTTTGGTCGGGCTGCTTTCAATCTGATTCTGAATTTTGGATTGGCAGATATGCAGAGCCAAGTTGTTTGCAGTGGGTGTAGAACTGTCCTTCTTTACCCAAGCGGAGCTACAAATGTTTGCTGTGCAATTTGCAATATGGTCACTTCCGTGCCACCACCGGGTAATGATCGAAAAAATTCCTTGCCTAGCTACATGAAACAAATTGGGCCAAATTTTTTTGCTAATCGATGGAAAAACTTTGGAATGAATAGTATGtctgttagtttttttttactcATGCTGCATAGTTTAGTTCATCATGTGATAGTTCTTTGTTACAACTTCGGTGGCAGCAATCTTTAACTCCTTCCCTTCCCATCAGATAGGAAATTCACTTGTTAGCTTCAAGTTGCAAGTGTTAGAAGATGTAATGAAGCTAGAAGTAGCTAAAGGATGCAATGTAACAGTAGCCATAGATGTATAGCAGAGTAAATTTCTTGTATTGATAATACTAGAGATGGTTACAAAATAAGCTATACATCTGTTTTTATACTATCCAATAGAAGGAACTAGAACATAACATCAAAACCCTAGCTAAGCTAGCAAACAATAACTGAAGGCATAAATCTCTGCAACAATGAGCACGAGCTCTCAATCCGTAAATCATTATCCTCTTGTCAGGATCTCTTTCCACGTCTGATGAATAGGTTGAGAGCTCCTGGCTTCTTTGCATGACATGGCATGCTTTATCAGATGACAAGCTTGATTTGTTGGAGTAACTTTTTTCTTGATCACTTCATCATCCGTGCTCAAGGTTGCTCCATGTATAATCACTACGAGCAATTCCCTTCATGCATTACAGCAATTTGTGTTTTACTGCATGTTCTTTAGCATCTGGTTTTTTGATGTGTTTAAAAAattgatggcttattttttgCACTGGCAAATCAACCACACAGCAGTACTTTGTGTTTCTCCCTTCCTTATCATGGAATATGAAAAAGGCTGAATAAAGATTATCCCTTCCTTCATTCCTTTCCAATGCCTTAGCTGGCCACGTAATCCAAAATCATGGGGACCTACAAAACACATTCACCATGGTAATGTATATTGTAATTCCTTTGAACGTGGGGGAAATTACTATTAATAGTAATCTGAAATTGAGAGCCCATGACTGGACAGACAAGGTGTTCTTAGTGTGTTCTGTTGATTATTGGTAGTGACAATAAGCAAATCTGTAACTGATCGAATTTCATATTTCTGTGTTTTTGGGTATTCTATGCAGGGATGGAAATGGCTCAATTAATATGTGGAGGTTGTCGCACCTTGCTTATGCATGCTCGTGGAGCAACAAGTGTCAGGTGCTCCTGCTGTCACACTGTAAATCTTGTGCCAGGTATAAACTTGACAATAAATTTACATTTTAATGCTAGACCACCCCTGTCAATAATCATCACACTCTACAAAGAATGATAACCCTGTCTCCTAGTCATGCATGCTAATTTCATGGCAGTTGTGCAAGTTATAGTGTTCTGTTAATAGATTTGCGATCATTACCTAATTATTTTTCAATGACGGTGTGCAGCTGCCACGCCTCCTAACAATGTTGCTCATGTTAACTGTGGAAATTGCCATACTATGCTGATGTATCCTGCTGGAGCGCCATCTGTAAAATGTGCTATTTGTCACTTCATCACGAATGTTAATGTAAGTAGTATCATGGTTTGTTTTCTGTGCAGCTATACTTTTAGTTTCCTCACCCCCTACGTATGTTAAACAAAATACTAGCAATAAGTAAtgtttctcattctctctttttATTCAATAGAGATTTATTTCtagtaaaaatgaataaaatttgGTCTTGGCTATAAATAATCAAGTGGTAGGGAGATCTGCACGACTCAAGTCTTGTACTTGGTAGAGTCCTATTTATCTATATCACTGGCACTGAGACTGCTCTTATTTTGTGATCCATGTTTCAAGCATAGTAAAAGAAACTTCTTCAAACAGCTTTAAGATGTATGTATAATTATTTCTCATGATTAAACATCTACAAGTTGATCCATTCTAAAGGTATGTGCTTTGGATGCAAGGAAAGGATcataattatatatgtaatgAACTAGTTCTAATGTTGTTCTTGCCTGTTTGATATGTTATTCATTGGTTTCTCTTCTGAAAACAATATGATTTAAAAATATTTGGTAAATGAAATATTTCGTGGTTGAGATGCTAGACCAGAATTCTCCAAATTTCTATGTGCATTAATAAGTATATAAGTGGGAAACGTAGCCTTACTAGTTTGTAATGGAAGGCCAGTACTATGCAGATGGTAACCGAGGTGGGAACTTAAAACAGGAGAAATAGTTCGTTATTCTGTGTATCATTCAAAAACATGAaaccaattttaaatttcatttgGATTGTATGCTTCAAGCCAGGTTAATTGCATATTTGCATTGGCTTAAtctatactttatcttttgcaGATGGCCGATACTAGAGTTCCCATTCCTGTAAATAGACCTGTAGGGAACTCCAATTCTGCACCAACACAATCTACATCTACAGTAAGTTCATCACCTCCCATATGGCGACGAGCATGACACCTTCTTTCGCATCAATTAGTTGGaaactcatatttcattttcttgctGCAGGTAACAACAGCTCATTCTCACAATCAAACGGTAGTGGTGCAGAATCCCATGACTGTCGATGAAAGTGGCAAGTTGGTCAGTTCGTCCACCCTTGGTTTTGCATTAAATTGTATGGTTCAATTTCATGTAAAAATGATGAAATCTGTTCTTCAACAGGTGAGCAATGTGGTCGTTGGCGTGACGACATAAGATGTGTGTCGATGTAAAGGTACGTCGGAAGAGCATATAGAGAGAGAACCTGTGCATATTGTGGCTATGATTAGTATGGAGCTAATAAAATTTGGTGTAAAGTTCAAGAGAATAACTGGCTATTTTGCACTCTATAATAGCGTGCCTCATTTTGCTACCCAGGAATTGTATGTTGAACACTGATAATATATACACTTTTATTCGTAAGTAGAATGATAATGCTTGGATTGCTTATGGTTCATCATCACACCACCTTCACCTCTTGCTTCTGAAATGCATATTCAATAATTGGGATATAAACGGCATGAATTTTACATCGTGTCAATCACCCTGCTACATAGGgatataaaattgaaatgacGTCTAATAGCAATCAATGGGCGGACCTATGTGTATTAAGGGAGGGGCTAAAGCcctcaataaaattgttttttaactttttttcttatatgaaattttaaaatttatccaAGTCTAATGTAAATTATTGAGTAAAAGCCCCTATAATAATCTAAAACGTCCTAAAATATACTTTGAAACGAAATTTAGAAATTTCAGTCCCTAGTGGtatttatttctgcgtccgcccatGCCAATCATAACGACAAATTGGTAAGCTTTACAACGAAGGTAGGCATGCGCCACAATACTATTTGGGTTGTTTGAAAGAAATGGGGTATATTCCCCACTACATAAAGAAAAACATCCTTTTGCTCTTTCGAGAAAATTAacattaatactactacttgtCAATGGAGATTAATTTTGTTGGATCTGAATCATGATATAAGATAAAATAGCACTTGTTCCGTTATTTAGATGCTTTTTATTCCTAAAGTCAAAATTTGTTGTGCCTTTTACCTATATTTTCTTTAATcattctttctttctttattctttCATTCCTTTCCATGAATGTTCCATTACAATAAACTGAGTTTTTGTTGGGTATGTTTATACACGACTTTTGAAATGTTTCAGTTAAGAATGTGTTTCGACATCCATGTGATATAGAGTAAAACTTCCTTTATTTAGTAGTATCAAAGTGACAAAATGAGTTGGTATGTTAAACCTATATATGATTATTTGATAAGTAGAATTATAGAGGGGCCATATCCAATTGTATAAGCAAACCTTAGTGTAAATCTGGATATATTGTCTAGATTTATTATGTAAAAACATTATCTTAAAAAGTGAAAACTATCAACAAAATTTTAGGTATCCCGTGTCCAATATATACgtacatatatatacaattcTATAATGGTAATGATATAGGTTGAACAGCTTTCTTTCAAAAATAGCGACATGTAGATATTACCGAAGAACATTTACACTGATGGTTGAAATTACCACAAAGTTTTAGTCCATAAATTTGTTACTAGTTTTATTTAGTGTTAaatgtttttttgttaattgagAAAAGGGTACGGTGAGAATGGAAccattttctatatatatagagttaaaTTTTCGTAGTTCAAACATTcttaaaaaatttacattaataaaatattcatttcgtTACATGTTAATGgggttatttttctattttacgaAGTTCAAACATAAttaagtcatttttatttttgtccgAAAGCAATCATCTCTCTCACTTTATCACCATCTATTTAACACGTtgttgaa
This sequence is a window from Salvia splendens isolate huo1 chromosome 5, SspV2, whole genome shotgun sequence. Protein-coding genes within it:
- the LOC121804520 gene encoding protein LSD1-like, with translation MQSQVVCSGCRTVLLYPSGATNVCCAICNMVTSVPPPGMEMAQLICGGCRTLLMHARGATSVRCSCCHTVNLVPAATPPNNVAHVNCGNCHTMLMYPAGAPSVKCAICHFITNVNMADTRVPIPVNRPVGNSNSAPTQSTSTVTTAHSHNQTVVVQNPMTVDESGKLVSNVVVGVTT